A DNA window from Ranitomeya imitator isolate aRanImi1 chromosome 2, aRanImi1.pri, whole genome shotgun sequence contains the following coding sequences:
- the CCDC9 gene encoding coiled-coil domain-containing protein 9: MASVLDMKSKEEKDAELDRKIEALRKKNEAIVRRHKMIEEDRRMAEQEGIAVTTPRKTKHLDGEPDKARKEKENFSITLDVSAGEKRQINDGKSPKALHTPPRSETSPRSPTQRTSGRSGYFSGGRTPHGDKHAEPFKGEGDVHPSEMAPRGRRQQGADMSKRSPRMPIDDSPGERWSASPRGPERGGRGPGRGGVMGGRGGGHGGPVDGVSGPDRKVKEWEERRKQNIEKMNEEMEKIAEYERSRRDGVREKNPIRNFLDDPRRTGPIADVDRKEGSRRHNRNWGGPDFEKVKTGMDREKESHERRPRGKNQMDMTMSMTGKERAEYLRWKQERDQIDQERLARHRKPTGQWKREWDAEKTDTMFKEGATPHVEEEPTSRRDQGKRGAPKPPTMAEFLSESLKRPTQRRNQNKGRSGNKPYSMHDSRWEEEEEEEDDIGNREEKPLPSEEKETCVEKAELRKTPKPQTPKPEASVPVTPKKKNKDENVEDGEDDEEWTDASGDEEDVEEEEEEEEDSLEAEEGPKTAQTTALPATPKEQSLPKRAETPKLTMPPPDASADDQAVESKPTSPFSPEGHRPVTDWGEEMELLSPPGSSSEDSPPQTDGSRGDAEETRSQENSSPSGSAQNQCPALDPVQNLTPVLESESMHSSETEANMEQSSLEGNVESGTSHEERSPAAGETMPVEEEAFLSQEEDDSSIEEEGSSAEDEGSSAEEGGSSAEERTSPAEERTASAEERTSSAEERTASAEECTSPAEERTATVEERTASAEERTASAEERTASAEERTASAEERTASAEERTASAEERTASAEERTASAEERTASAEERTASAEERTASAEERTASAEERTASAEERTASAEERTASAEECTSPAEAVTTVTAESTSTAVKETSPVKETSPSADVTSPTAENSSAGANEAENITPPSMEMLEGAAKSVHIANFETQSTEVSPPS, translated from the exons ATG GCTTCTGTATTGGACATGAAGTCCAAAGAAGAGAAGGATGCCGAGCTGGACAGGAAGATCGAGGCTCTGAGGAAGAAGAACGAGGCCATCGTCCGGAGACACAAG ATGATTGAGGAGGACCGCAGAATGGCCGAACAAGAGGGAATTGCTGTAACCACCCCAAGAAAAACCAAACACCTGGACGGCGAGCCGGACAAGGCCCGGAAAGAGAAGGAGAATTTCTCCATCACGCTGGATGTTTCTGCTGGG GAGAAGAGGCAAATAAATGATGGCAAATCACCCAAAGCCCTACACACTCCTCCACGGTCCGAAACGTCCCCGAGAAGTCCCACTCAAAGGACCAGTGGCCGCTCAGGATATTTCTCAGGTGGACGAACCCCCCATGGGGATAAACATGCAGAGCCATTTAAAGGAGAGGGTGACGTTCATCCCTCTGAAATGGCGCCAAGAGGACGGAGACAACAAGGCGCTGATATGTCAAAGCGGAGTCCTAGGATGCCTATTGATGACTCTCCTGGGGAACGATGGTCCGCATCCCCCAGGGGACCAGAGAGAGGTGGAAGAGGTCCAGGCAGGGGTGGTGTCATGGGAGGCAGAGGCGGTGGCCATGGAGGACCAGTGGATGGGGTTTCAGGACCTGACAGAAAAGTTAAG gaatgggaagagaggagaAAGCAGAATATCGAAAAGATGAATGAAGAGATGGAGAAGATTGCAGAGTATGAACGGAGCCGAAGG GATGGAGTAAGGGAGAAAAATCCAATCCGTAACTTTCTTGACGATCCAAGAAGGACGGGCCCCATCGCAGACGTCGACAGGAAGGAGGGAAGCCGCAGGCACAATAGAAATTGGGGCGGCCCTGATTTTGAGAAAGTTAAAACTGGTATGGACCGCGAGAAGGAGAGTCAT GAACGAAGACCTAGAGGGAAGAATCAGATGGACATGACCATGTCAATGACCGGCAAGGAGCGCGCAGAATATCTGCGGTGGAAACAAGAGCGAGACCAGATTGATCAAGAGAGATTAGCCCGGCACAGAAAGCCCACCGGACAGTGGAAGCGAGAGTGGGACGCAGAGAAAACTGATACTAT GTTTAAGGAGGGAGCTACACCCCATGTAGAGGAAGAACCCACCAGCAGAAGAG ACCAAGGGAAACGAGGAGCCCCCAAACCTCCCACTATGGCTGAGTTCCTTTCAGAGAGTCTTAAGAGACCGACACAAAGGAGGAACCAGAATAAAGGAAGGTCCGGGAATAAACCGTACAG CATGCATGACAGCCggtgggaagaggaggaggaggaggaggatgatattGGAAACAGAGAGGAGAAACCTCTGCCATCAGAGGAGAAGGAGACGTGTGTGGAGAAAGCG GAGCTGAGGAAGACACCGAAGCCACAGACCCCGAAACCAGAAGCCTCAGTACCTGTGACACCTAAGAAGAAAAACAAAGATGAAAATGTGGAAGATGGAGAAGATGATGAAGAATGGACTGATGCTAGTGGTGATGAAGAAGATgttgaagaagaagaggaggaggaagaagattcTTTAGAAGCGGAGGAAGGTCCTAAAACTGCTCAAACCACTGCCCTTCCAGCTACCCCAAAAGAACAAAGTCTACCGAAACGAGCAGAGACCCCTAAACTGACAATGCCTCCGCCCGATGCGAGCGCCGATGACCAAGCCGTTGAGTCCAAGCCCACCAGCCCGTTTTCCCCAGAAGGCCACCGTCCAGTAACAGACTGGGGAGAGGAGATGGAGCTGCTGTCTCCTCCAGGAAGTAGCAGCGAGGACAGCCCTCCTCAGACCGATGGTTCCAGGGGAGACGCCGAGGAAACAAGATCTCAAGAAAACTCTTCCCCCTCAG GTTCTGCCCAGAACCAATGCCCAGCCCTGGACCCGGTGCAGAATTTAACCCCTGTTCTAGAATCTGAGTCCATGCATTCCAGTGAGACGGAGGCAAACATGGAGCAAAGTTCACTGGAAGGAAATGTGGAGAGCGGTACAAGCCATG AAGAGAGATCCCCAGCGGCAGGAGAAACCATGCCAGTGGAAGAAGAGGCTTTCCTATCCCAAGAAGAAGATGACTCCTCCATTGAAGAAGAAGGCTCTTCTGCTGAAGACGAAGGCTCTTCCGCTGAAGAAGGCGGCTCCTCTGCTGAAGAAAGGACCTCCCCTGCTGAAGAAAGGACCGCCTCCGCTGAAGAAAGGACCTCCTCTGCTGAAGAAAGGACCGCCTCAGCTGAAGAATGTACCTCCCCTGCTGAAGAAAGGACCGCCACTGTTGAAGAAAGGACCGCCTCCGCTGAAGAAAGGACCGCCTCCGCTGAAGAAAGGACCGCCTCCGCTGAAGAAAGGACCGCCTCCGCTGAAGAAAGGACCGCCTCCGCTGAAGAAAGGACCGCCTCAGCTGAAGAAAGGACCGCCTCAGCTGAAGAAAGGACCGCCTCAGCTGAAGAAAGGACCGCCTCAGCTGAAGAAAGGACCGCCTCAGCTGAAGAAAGGACCGCCTCAGCTGAAGAAAGGACCGCCTCAGCTGAAGAAAGGACCGCCTCAGCTGAAGAAAGGACCGCCTCCGCTGAAGAAAGGACTGCCTCCGCTGAAGAATGTACCTCCCCTGCTGAAGCAGTGACCACTGTAACTGCAGAAAGTACCTCAACCGCTGTGAAAGAGACCTCACCGGTGAAAGAGACCTCACCATCTGCAGATGTGACCTCACCAACCGCCGAAAACTCATCAGCAGGCGCAAATGAGGCTGAAAATATCACACCACCATCCATGGAAATGCTGGAAGGAGCTGCAAAATCTGTGCACATTGCTAACTTTGAAACG CAAAGTACGGAGGTTTCACCACCATCCTGA